In Chitinophaga sp. HK235, a single window of DNA contains:
- a CDS encoding low specificity L-threonine aldolase, which translates to MIDYRSDTFTRPGPGMLQAMLQAETGDDVFGEDPSINKLEAMMADYFGKEAALYCPSGTMSNQIAIKVHTLPGDEVVCSNTAHVYIYEGGGIAFNAGAQVHAIAGDRGMINAAQVEAAINPDDVHKARTSLVCLENTSNRGGGCCYDWEEILKIQAVCRQHGLALHLDGARLFNALVATGQDPKTYGQAFDSISVCLNKGMGCPMGSVLLGSASFIKEARRIRKKLGGGLRQAGYMAATGIYAMEHNIQRLEEDHRHAKQIAAALLKKSFTGHMLPVETNILIFEVTGDWTPKTLTAHFKNEGILAMAISPTQVRMVTHLDVTPDMVEKTCQVIEAM; encoded by the coding sequence ATGATAGACTATCGCAGCGATACTTTTACACGCCCCGGTCCTGGCATGTTACAGGCCATGTTACAAGCTGAAACAGGAGACGACGTTTTTGGTGAAGACCCCAGTATCAATAAGCTGGAAGCCATGATGGCAGATTACTTTGGCAAAGAGGCAGCCCTTTACTGCCCTTCCGGCACAATGAGTAACCAGATAGCCATCAAAGTACATACGTTGCCAGGGGATGAAGTGGTTTGCAGCAACACCGCACATGTTTATATTTATGAAGGCGGAGGCATCGCTTTCAACGCCGGAGCCCAGGTACACGCCATCGCCGGCGACCGGGGCATGATTAACGCCGCCCAGGTGGAAGCTGCCATCAACCCTGACGATGTACATAAAGCCCGCACCAGTCTCGTATGCCTTGAAAACACCTCCAACCGTGGTGGCGGATGCTGCTACGACTGGGAGGAAATACTGAAGATACAGGCTGTTTGCCGCCAGCATGGCCTCGCACTACACCTGGATGGCGCCCGCCTCTTCAACGCACTCGTAGCCACCGGACAGGATCCCAAAACATACGGACAGGCATTTGACAGCATCTCCGTTTGCCTCAATAAAGGTATGGGCTGTCCTATGGGTTCCGTACTGCTGGGCAGTGCCTCCTTCATCAAAGAGGCCAGAAGGATCCGCAAAAAACTCGGCGGTGGCCTGCGGCAGGCAGGTTACATGGCCGCCACCGGCATCTACGCCATGGAACATAATATCCAGCGCCTGGAAGAAGATCACCGTCATGCCAAACAGATTGCAGCAGCTTTGCTCAAAAAAAGCTTCACAGGCCATATGCTCCCGGTGGAAACCAACATCCTCATTTTTGAAGTGACCGGTGACTGGACACCTAAAACACTGACAGCACATTTTAAAAATGAAGGCATCCTGGCTATGGCCATCTCCCCTACACAGGTCAGAATGGTCACCCATCTGGATGTTACTCCTGACATGGTGGAAAAAACCTGTCAGGTGATAGAGGCTATGTAA
- a CDS encoding valine--tRNA ligase — protein sequence MELSKNYLPATVEEKWYQHWMDKGYFRSTPDSRQPFTVVIPPPNVTGVLHLGHTLNETVQDILVRRARMSGFNACWVPGSDHASIATEAKVVDMLKREKGIEKSQLTREEFLKHAFEWKDKYGGIIYHQIKKLGCSCDWDRVTFTMDDHYYKAVINVFVELYNKGLIYRGARMINWDPKAKTALSDEEVEYKDIQGHLYHVKYAITDAAGNATGEFITIATQRPETIMGDTAICVNPEDERYAHLKGHFATVPLVNRRVPIIFDTYVDKAFGTGALKVTPAHDINDYNLGLKHNLEIIDTLNDDGTLSAAAVVFVGEDRFVARKKVLAALAEAGLLIKEEEYTTRLGYSQRNPTTVVEPRISTQWFVKMADLAKPALDAVVNGDVKIHPGDRFLATYKYWMENVKDWCISRQLWWGQQIPAWYAPDGTFEVASTATEAVAQFAQKGVTLAAADLKQDEDCLDTWFSSWLWPMEVFNGVSSPNNADVNYYYPTSVLVTGQDIIFFWVARMIMAGMEFKGVKPFSDVYFTGMVRDKEGRKMSKQLGNSPDLLELIHSYGADAVRFGVMISSPAGNDLLFDTSSCDQGRNFNNKIWNALKLVKMWEARQATDNVDASSLFPIRWFQSRLNEVQAEVATLHKDFRLSEGLKAIYSLIWDDFCGWYLEWIKPGFEQPISAAVYAQTVSFFEQLMQLLHPYMPFITEEIYQLLKTRDESDVLMMKQFTTPAAPVHATLLEGVLTQEVITSIRDARVKNQIKPKDPIVLHIETKHENAFKQIEDTIAKQVNAKEVHYVQEPVAGCITLVVQKDKFYLGTETVLDTTAQKESLLKDLAYQEGFLKSVENKLANERFVQNAKPEVVEAERRKKADAEAKIQVITESLKSL from the coding sequence ATGGAACTTTCGAAAAATTACCTACCTGCAACGGTTGAAGAAAAATGGTACCAACACTGGATGGACAAAGGTTATTTCCGCTCTACACCGGATAGCCGCCAGCCCTTTACTGTAGTGATCCCTCCTCCTAACGTCACCGGGGTCTTGCATCTTGGCCATACCCTCAATGAAACTGTCCAGGACATACTGGTGCGCCGCGCCCGTATGAGCGGTTTCAACGCCTGCTGGGTACCTGGTTCCGACCACGCTTCCATCGCCACCGAAGCCAAAGTGGTAGATATGCTAAAAAGGGAGAAGGGCATTGAAAAATCTCAACTCACCCGCGAAGAATTTCTGAAACATGCCTTCGAATGGAAGGATAAATATGGTGGCATCATCTACCACCAGATCAAAAAACTCGGCTGCTCCTGCGACTGGGACCGGGTTACCTTTACCATGGATGACCACTACTACAAAGCAGTGATCAACGTGTTTGTAGAACTATACAACAAAGGCCTGATCTATCGTGGTGCCCGTATGATCAACTGGGACCCCAAAGCCAAGACAGCTTTGAGCGACGAGGAAGTAGAATATAAAGATATCCAGGGCCACCTGTATCACGTGAAGTACGCTATCACTGATGCAGCCGGCAATGCTACCGGTGAATTTATCACCATCGCTACCCAGCGCCCTGAAACCATCATGGGTGATACTGCCATCTGCGTAAACCCGGAAGATGAAAGATATGCCCACCTGAAAGGACATTTCGCCACCGTTCCGCTGGTAAACCGCCGTGTGCCTATCATCTTCGACACTTATGTAGACAAGGCATTTGGTACCGGCGCGCTGAAAGTTACGCCGGCACACGATATCAACGACTATAACCTCGGTCTGAAACATAACCTGGAAATCATCGACACCCTCAACGACGATGGTACCCTGAGTGCCGCTGCTGTTGTATTTGTTGGCGAAGACCGTTTCGTAGCCCGTAAGAAAGTATTAGCCGCGCTCGCAGAAGCCGGCCTGCTGATAAAAGAAGAGGAATACACTACCCGCCTGGGATACAGTCAACGTAACCCTACCACGGTAGTAGAACCCCGTATCTCCACCCAGTGGTTCGTGAAAATGGCCGACCTGGCCAAACCCGCACTGGACGCAGTAGTTAACGGTGATGTAAAAATACATCCCGGCGACCGCTTCCTGGCCACCTACAAATATTGGATGGAGAACGTAAAAGACTGGTGTATCTCCCGCCAGCTCTGGTGGGGCCAGCAGATCCCTGCCTGGTATGCACCGGACGGCACTTTTGAAGTAGCTTCCACCGCAACAGAAGCAGTAGCACAGTTTGCGCAGAAAGGCGTTACCCTCGCTGCTGCTGACCTGAAACAGGATGAAGACTGTCTGGATACCTGGTTCTCTTCCTGGCTGTGGCCTATGGAAGTGTTCAACGGCGTCTCTTCACCCAACAACGCCGATGTGAACTACTACTACCCTACTTCTGTACTGGTAACCGGTCAGGATATCATCTTCTTCTGGGTAGCCCGTATGATCATGGCCGGTATGGAATTCAAGGGCGTGAAACCTTTCAGCGACGTGTACTTCACCGGTATGGTAAGAGACAAGGAAGGCCGTAAGATGAGTAAGCAACTGGGTAACTCCCCTGACCTGCTTGAACTCATCCACAGCTATGGCGCTGACGCTGTACGCTTCGGTGTAATGATCAGCTCTCCGGCTGGTAACGACCTGCTATTCGATACTTCCAGCTGTGACCAGGGCCGTAACTTCAACAATAAAATCTGGAACGCCCTGAAGCTGGTGAAAATGTGGGAAGCCCGTCAAGCTACCGATAACGTGGACGCCTCCAGCCTCTTCCCCATCAGATGGTTCCAGAGCCGCCTGAACGAAGTACAGGCTGAAGTAGCCACCCTGCACAAAGACTTCCGCCTGAGCGAAGGTCTGAAAGCCATCTACAGCCTTATCTGGGATGATTTCTGCGGCTGGTACCTTGAATGGATAAAACCAGGTTTTGAACAACCGATCTCCGCTGCGGTATACGCACAAACGGTGTCCTTCTTTGAACAACTGATGCAACTGCTTCACCCCTACATGCCGTTCATCACCGAAGAGATATACCAATTGCTGAAAACACGCGATGAATCCGATGTGCTGATGATGAAACAGTTCACTACCCCTGCCGCGCCGGTACACGCCACTCTGTTGGAAGGTGTACTGACACAGGAAGTGATCACCAGCATTCGTGATGCCCGTGTTAAAAACCAGATCAAACCAAAAGATCCGATCGTACTGCATATAGAAACCAAACACGAGAATGCCTTCAAACAGATTGAAGACACCATCGCCAAACAGGTAAATGCCAAAGAAGTACACTATGTACAGGAACCAGTTGCCGGCTGTATCACCCTGGTAGTACAGAAAGACAAATTCTATCTGGGCACCGAAACAGTACTGGACACTACTGCACAGAAAGAAAGTCTGCTTAAAGACCTGGCCTACCAGGAAGGCTTCCTGAAATCAGTGGAAAACAAACTGGCCAATGAACGCTTTGTTCAAAATGCCAAACCAGAGGTAGTGGAAGCGGAACGACGCAAAAAAGCCGATGCCGAAGCTAAAATCCAGGTAATAACGGAAAGTTTGAAATCACTATAA
- a CDS encoding RNA polymerase sigma factor RpoD/SigA, which yields MRQLKIATQITNRDSQAVEKYLQEISKIPLLTPEEETVLAQRIKMGDQKALERLTTGNLRFVVSVAKQYQHQGLSLSDLINEGNLGLIKAAQRFDETKGFKFISYAVWWIRQSILQALAEQGRLVRLPQNKIGTYNKANKAYMAFEQENEREPSTEELAEILEMSESEINNIFQSNTRHMSLDAPVHEAEDVAMGDLLEGGDITDDDVMRDSLREEIRRVLKSLSPREAEIVNAYFGLDGENGATIEQIGQKYDLTKERIRQIKERAIKRLQKARYSGALKSYLG from the coding sequence ATGAGGCAACTTAAAATTGCCACCCAGATCACCAATCGTGATTCGCAGGCGGTAGAAAAGTACCTGCAGGAAATCTCGAAGATCCCTTTGTTAACACCTGAGGAGGAGACCGTTTTGGCGCAGCGCATAAAAATGGGCGATCAGAAGGCTCTTGAAAGATTGACTACAGGAAACCTGCGTTTCGTGGTTTCCGTTGCAAAGCAGTATCAGCACCAGGGGCTTAGCCTCAGCGACCTCATCAATGAGGGCAATTTAGGCTTGATCAAAGCAGCGCAACGTTTCGATGAAACGAAGGGTTTCAAATTCATCTCTTATGCTGTATGGTGGATTCGCCAATCCATCTTGCAGGCGTTAGCCGAACAAGGCCGTCTTGTTCGTCTGCCGCAGAATAAAATTGGCACCTATAATAAAGCGAACAAAGCTTACATGGCATTTGAGCAGGAAAACGAGCGTGAGCCTTCTACCGAGGAACTCGCTGAAATCCTGGAAATGTCTGAATCGGAAATCAACAACATCTTCCAGAGCAATACCCGCCATATGTCACTGGACGCTCCAGTACATGAAGCTGAAGACGTAGCTATGGGTGACCTGCTGGAAGGCGGCGACATTACCGACGATGACGTGATGAGAGATTCCCTTCGCGAAGAAATCCGCCGGGTATTAAAATCCCTGAGCCCACGCGAAGCGGAAATTGTGAATGCCTATTTCGGTCTGGATGGTGAAAACGGCGCAACAATCGAACAAATCGGACAGAAGTACGATCTGACCAAAGAAAGAATCAGGCAAATCAAAGAACGTGCTATAAAACGGCTGCAGAAAGCCCGTTATAGCGGCGCCTTGAAATCCTACCTGGGTTAA